A section of the Mycolicibacterium anyangense genome encodes:
- a CDS encoding MPT63 family protein, giving the protein MTMKTAIAAAAVGLAMVLAPVATAAPTDPNTDTFGGWNHLVDDGGAVITVWKISDLKPSTDTIPGYPLAGRLWEATAAVRAAKGTVTPIIPDFNARSANGTNYPVLWQAATPAGISGATLPQGAKSTGKLYFDVTGPAPTQVVYNNGVADLLFWK; this is encoded by the coding sequence ATGACGATGAAGACGGCGATTGCCGCCGCAGCTGTGGGACTCGCGATGGTGCTCGCCCCGGTGGCCACCGCCGCCCCGACCGATCCCAACACCGACACCTTCGGCGGGTGGAATCACCTGGTCGACGACGGCGGCGCGGTGATCACGGTGTGGAAGATCAGCGATCTCAAGCCCAGCACCGACACCATCCCCGGCTACCCGCTGGCCGGCAGGCTGTGGGAGGCCACCGCCGCGGTGCGCGCAGCCAAGGGCACCGTGACGCCGATCATCCCCGACTTCAACGCCCGCTCGGCCAATGGCACCAACTACCCGGTGCTGTGGCAGGCAGCCACCCCGGCCGGCATCAGCGGCGCCACGCTGCCCCAGGGCGCGAAGTCGACCGGCAAGCTGTACTTCGACGTGACCGGCCCCGCCCCGACTCAAGTCGTCTACAACAACGGCGTCGCCGACCTGCTGTTCTGGAAGTAG
- a CDS encoding DUF742 domain-containing protein, whose translation MDQRPSPEDEANIVRPYALTSGRTDTTVELPLEAPIEALRSAAMPHWPAGDVRGRICHLCTERPSVAEISATLGLPLGVARVLVGDLVTSGYLRVHTTLTDRSSVDERRELIGRTLRGLRAL comes from the coding sequence ATGGACCAGCGGCCGTCACCCGAGGATGAGGCGAACATCGTTCGCCCGTACGCGTTGACGTCCGGCCGCACCGATACCACCGTCGAACTGCCGTTGGAGGCTCCCATCGAGGCGTTGCGCTCGGCGGCGATGCCCCATTGGCCAGCCGGTGACGTTCGCGGCCGGATCTGTCACCTGTGCACCGAGCGCCCGTCGGTCGCCGAGATCTCGGCCACGTTGGGATTGCCGCTCGGTGTCGCGCGGGTCCTCGTCGGTGACTTGGTCACGTCGGGATATCTTCGGGTACACACGACATTGACCGACCGCTCTTCGGTAGACGAGCGCCGTGAACTCATAGGGAGGACCCTGCGTGGCCTACGAGCCCTCTGA
- a CDS encoding GTP-binding protein, giving the protein MAYEPSEGRSSASTKIVIAGGFGAGKTTFVGAVSEIMPLRTEAMVTDASAAVDVLEATPEKSTTTVAMDFGRITLDSDLVLYLFGTPGQRRFWFMWDDLVHGAIGAIILVDVRRLQDSFPAVDFFEHRKLPFLIAVNEFDGAPRYPTDEIRKALTLPASTPVISVDARDRKSATDALIAVSEYALASLSSS; this is encoded by the coding sequence GTGGCCTACGAGCCCTCTGAGGGGCGCAGCTCCGCCTCGACGAAGATCGTCATCGCGGGTGGGTTCGGTGCCGGAAAGACCACGTTCGTCGGTGCGGTCTCGGAGATCATGCCGCTGCGCACCGAAGCCATGGTGACCGACGCCTCCGCCGCCGTCGACGTGTTGGAAGCGACACCGGAGAAGTCGACGACGACGGTGGCGATGGATTTCGGCCGGATCACCCTCGACAGCGACCTGGTGCTCTACCTGTTCGGTACGCCGGGGCAGCGCCGATTCTGGTTCATGTGGGACGACCTGGTGCACGGCGCCATCGGGGCCATCATCCTGGTCGACGTCCGCCGGCTGCAGGACAGCTTCCCGGCGGTCGACTTCTTCGAGCACCGCAAGCTGCCATTCCTCATCGCAGTCAACGAATTCGACGGTGCACCAAGATATCCCACCGACGAGATTCGCAAAGCTCTGACACTGCCGGCCAGCACGCCGGTGATCAGCGTGGACGCCAGGGATCGTAAATCGGCCACCGACGCGCTGATCGCGGTGAGCGAGTACGCCCTGGCCAGCCTGAGCTCCAGCTAG
- a CDS encoding pentapeptide repeat-containing protein translates to MPHWVDQEFVGHDFRDEDLSGLQTERVVFTECEFGGANLAESTHLGSAFRNCRFLRTTLWHSTFRNCSMLGSSFEDCRLRPAVFDEVDFTLAVLGGADLRGVDLSGSRLREASLVQADLRKAVLRGADLTGARTNGLRLEQADLRSARVDASLWTTAACRGAKIDVPQALAFAVAHGLDVTGE, encoded by the coding sequence ATGCCGCACTGGGTCGACCAGGAGTTCGTCGGCCACGACTTCCGTGATGAGGACCTCTCGGGTCTGCAGACCGAACGTGTGGTGTTCACCGAATGTGAGTTCGGCGGAGCCAATCTGGCTGAGTCGACGCATTTGGGTTCGGCATTCCGCAACTGCCGGTTTCTGCGGACCACCCTGTGGCACAGCACATTCCGAAACTGCAGCATGCTGGGTTCCTCCTTCGAGGACTGTCGGCTGCGTCCCGCGGTGTTCGACGAGGTGGACTTCACGCTGGCCGTGCTCGGCGGCGCGGACCTGCGTGGGGTGGACCTGTCGGGCAGCCGGCTGCGCGAGGCCAGTTTGGTCCAGGCCGACCTGCGTAAGGCGGTGCTGCGCGGGGCGGACCTCACCGGGGCCCGGACCAACGGGCTTCGACTGGAGCAGGCCGATCTGCGCAGCGCCCGCGTTGACGCCTCACTGTGGACCACCGCGGCCTGCCGCGGTGCGAAGATCGATGTGCCGCAGGCGTTGGCGTTCGCGGTCGCTCACGGCCTCGACGTCACCGGCGAGTGA